The Paraburkholderia hayleyella genome includes the window GTCCATCAAGCGTTGTTTCATTTCGCGCTCACCTCCCGTTGCAATCTCAAACACCCCACCCCATCGCGCCTTACCCCTCGCGCAACGAGCGCCAGGCCGAACGCCGCAGCACATGACGCAAGCTCAGCCAGCCACCCAGCCCCGCGCAGCCGACACCCGCGGCCATGCCCACCGGCAGCAGCCACAGGTTGAACGCCAGGTGAAAATCGAACACGTAAGTGGCCAGCACCCAGCCAATGGCCTGCGCCCCGAGCGCGGCCAGCAGCCCGGCCAATGCGCCCACCGCGATGAATTCCGCAACCTGCACCGCCCGTACCTGGCGATGCGAGGCCCCCAGCGCCCGCAACAAGGCGGATTCGCGCATGCGCTCGTCACGGCTTCCGGCGAGCGCGGCATACAGCACCAGCAGGCCCGCCGCGAGCGTGAAGACAAACAGGAACTGCACCGCGCCAATCACCTGCGCCAGCATCTGCTGCACCTGCGTGAGAATCGGTGCCGTGTCGATCGCGGTGAGGTTCGGCCAGGTGTCGATCAGCCTGTCGATCGTGGCGCGCTGCCTCGCGGGCAAATGAAACGCGCTCATGAATGTCGCCGGATACGCCTGCAGCACCTCGGGTGGCATCAGCACAAAGAAGTTCGCCTTGAACGAACCCCAGTCGAGCTTGCGCAGGCTGGTCACCGGCGCTTCCAGCGTCTGCCCCGCGACATCGAAACGCAACTGGTCGCCCAGCTTGAGTTCCAGCGTTTTCGCCAGACCCTGTTCGAGTGAAATCTGCGCTTGCGGATTCGTGCCAAACCACGTTCCGGCAGCGATACGGTTATCGTCCGGCAGATGCGTGGTGTAGGACAGGCTAAATTCGCGGTCCACCAGGCGGCGGGCCTGGCTGGTCTTGTAACTATCCGGATTGACCGCGTGGCCGTTGATTGCCACCAGCCGCGCCCGCACCATCGGTGACAGCACCACGCCCGGTACGCCCTGGTCAGCCAGATAGCGCGTCAGCGCCTCGCGCTGGTCAGGCTGGATATCAATCAGAAACTGGTTTGGCGCATCGGGCGGCGAGGCTTGACGCCAACCCTCGATCAGATCGTTACGCGTCATGGCAATCAATAACAGGCACATCAGGCCGATGCCGAGCGCGGTAATTTGCAGCGCGCTCGCACCACGCCGCCGCTCCAGCGATGCCAGCGCATAGCGCCAGCCGAAACTGGTATGCAGGCGCGGGCTGCGTGCCAGACGCGCCGCCACCCAGAGCGCCAGCTGCGCCACGCCCGCAAAGAGCAGCAAGCCCACGGCAAACCCACCGGCGACAATGCCCCCCAGGCGGATTTCGCCGGCGGCCAGCACTAGCAGCGCGGCAAATAGCGCAATGCCCAGGCCATAGGCAAGCCAGGCGGTCCGCCCTGCCTCGCCCCACTCGCGGCGCAGCACCCGCAGCGGCGAAACACGCGTGAGCGGCACCAGCGGCGGCAGAGCAAAGCCGAGCAGCAACACCAGCCCTGTTACGACCCCCTGAAGCGCGGGCCAGAGGCGGGCAGCGGGCAAGGCGACATCAATCAGGCTGCCGAGCCAGCGCAGCAGCACGAGATGCCCGGCAAAACCCAGCATCACCCCCGCCAAGCCGCCGATTAAACCGAGCGCGAGAAACTCAAGGGCAAACAGCGTGCGCAAGGCGGCCTGGCTCATGCCAAGACAGCGCATCACCGCGCAGCCATCCAGATGA containing:
- a CDS encoding ABC transporter permease, which codes for MTQRDWRAGELTMLLLALLLAVAALSSVGFLADRLNQGLERDARQMIGADFIVQADHPVPAVFRDKAQALGLRSATTAIFPSMVRALTLPALAVPSSSASSASSAVQPASQPFSQPSSQPAAQPVTRLAALKAVSPGYPLRGALRIADGPNLPDRPALSIPAPGTVWADAALLDALKLQVGDKVQIGQHAFTIGALITREMDRGFAFVNFSPRLMLRADDLPATGLITYGSRVTYRLLVAGPDLALAQYAAWAHAEVDGGKLRGVALESLQDGQPQVRQTLERARHFLTLVALLTALLASVAIAMAAHRYMRRHLDGCAVMRCLGMSQAALRTLFALEFLALGLIGGLAGVMLGFAGHLVLLRWLGSLIDVALPAARLWPALQGVVTGLVLLLGFALPPLVPLTRVSPLRVLRREWGEAGRTAWLAYGLGIALFAALLVLAAGEIRLGGIVAGGFAVGLLLFAGVAQLALWVAARLARSPRLHTSFGWRYALASLERRRGASALQITALGIGLMCLLLIAMTRNDLIEGWRQASPPDAPNQFLIDIQPDQREALTRYLADQGVPGVVLSPMVRARLVAINGHAVNPDSYKTSQARRLVDREFSLSYTTHLPDDNRIAAGTWFGTNPQAQISLEQGLAKTLELKLGDQLRFDVAGQTLEAPVTSLRKLDWGSFKANFFVLMPPEVLQAYPATFMSAFHLPARQRATIDRLIDTWPNLTAIDTAPILTQVQQMLAQVIGAVQFLFVFTLAAGLLVLYAALAGSRDERMRESALLRALGASHRQVRAVQVAEFIAVGALAGLLAALGAQAIGWVLATYVFDFHLAFNLWLLPVGMAAGVGCAGLGGWLSLRHVLRRSAWRSLREG